One genomic segment of Burkholderia pyrrocinia includes these proteins:
- a CDS encoding branched-chain amino acid ABC transporter substrate-binding protein, which translates to MQHTMKKLAGATFVAVMSLAGTAHADDVKIGYAGPMTGAQAHYGKDMQNGIVLALEDFNATNPKIGGKPVKFVLSTQDDQADPRTGTTVAQKLVDDGIKGMLGHFNSGTTIPASRIYANAGIPEIAMATAPEYTQQGYKTTFRMMTSDTQQGSVAGTFASKDLGMKKIAIVDDRTAYGQGLADQFEKAAKAGGATIVDREFTNDKAVDFKAILTKLKAVKPDLVYYGGADSQAAPMVKQMKTLGITAPLMSGEMVKTPTFLKIAGNASEGTIASLAGLPLEEMPGGKAYADKYKKRFGEDVQTYSPYAYDGAMAMLNAMKKADSTDPAKYLPVLAKSDMAGVTSTHVAYDAKGDLKNGGITMYKVEKGEWKPLKSIGGK; encoded by the coding sequence ATGCAACACACGATGAAAAAGCTGGCAGGCGCGACGTTTGTCGCCGTCATGTCGCTGGCGGGGACGGCCCATGCGGATGACGTGAAGATCGGTTACGCAGGGCCGATGACGGGCGCGCAGGCGCACTACGGCAAGGATATGCAGAACGGGATCGTGCTCGCGCTGGAAGACTTCAACGCGACGAACCCGAAGATCGGCGGCAAGCCGGTGAAGTTCGTGCTCAGCACGCAGGACGACCAGGCCGACCCGCGCACGGGCACGACGGTCGCGCAGAAGCTCGTCGACGACGGCATCAAGGGCATGCTCGGCCACTTCAACTCGGGCACGACGATCCCGGCTTCGCGCATCTACGCGAACGCGGGCATTCCGGAAATCGCGATGGCGACGGCGCCGGAATACACGCAGCAGGGTTACAAGACGACCTTCCGCATGATGACGTCCGACACGCAGCAGGGCTCGGTGGCCGGTACGTTCGCGTCGAAGGATCTCGGCATGAAGAAGATCGCGATCGTCGACGACCGCACGGCCTACGGCCAGGGTCTCGCCGACCAGTTCGAGAAGGCCGCGAAGGCCGGCGGCGCGACGATCGTCGACCGCGAGTTCACGAACGACAAGGCCGTCGACTTCAAGGCGATCCTGACCAAGCTGAAGGCCGTGAAGCCGGACCTCGTCTACTACGGCGGCGCGGATTCGCAGGCAGCGCCGATGGTCAAGCAGATGAAGACGCTCGGCATCACGGCACCGCTGATGAGCGGCGAAATGGTGAAGACGCCGACGTTCCTGAAGATCGCGGGCAATGCGTCGGAAGGCACGATCGCGTCGCTGGCGGGTCTCCCGCTCGAAGAGATGCCTGGCGGCAAGGCCTACGCCGACAAATACAAGAAGCGCTTCGGCGAAGATGTGCAGACCTACTCGCCGTACGCCTACGACGGCGCGATGGCGATGCTCAACGCGATGAAGAAGGCCGATTCGACCGATCCGGCGAAGTACCTGCCGGTGCTCGCGAAGAGCGACATGGCGGGCGTCACGTCGACGCACGTCGCGTATGACGCGAAGGGCGACCTGAAGAACGGCGGCATCACGATGTACAAGGTCGAGAAGGGCGAGTGGAAGCCGCTGAAGAGCATCGGCGGCAAGTAA
- the putA gene encoding trifunctional transcriptional regulator/proline dehydrogenase/L-glutamate gamma-semialdehyde dehydrogenase — protein MASTTLGVKVDDLLRSRLKDAAARLERTPHWLIKQAIFAYLERIEHGQLPPELSGHSGVTELADGQAADSDDDNSPHPFLEFAQNVQPQSVLRAAITAAYRRPEPECVPFLLGQARLPANLQADAQALATKLVEALREKSSGGGVEGLIHEFSLSSQEGVALMCLAEALLRIPDRATRDALIRDKISKGDWRSHVGHAPSLFVNAATWGLMITGKLVTTNSEAGLSSALTRLIGRGGEPLIRKGVDMAMRLMGEQFVTGETISEALANSRKYEARGFRYSYDMLGEAATTEEDAQRYYASYEQAIHAIGKAAGGRGIYEGPGISIKLSALHARYSRSQQDRTMSELLPRVRLLALLARRYDIGLNIDAEEADRLELSLDLLEALCFDPDLAGWNGIGFVVQGYQKRCPFVIDYLIDLARRSRHRLMIRLVKGAYWDSEIKRAQVDGLEGYPVYTRKIYTDVSYLACAKKLLAAPDAVYPQFATHNAYTLAAIYQLAGQNYYPGQYEFQCLHGMGEPLYEEVTGRDKLNRPCRVYAPVGTHETLLAYLVRRLLENGANTSFVNRIADKTVSVKELVADPADEAAKIVPLGAPHAKIPLPRNLYGDERPNSMGLDLSNEHRLASLSSALLASAHFPWRAAPMLADDALADAPARDVRNPADQRDTVGTVSEATAEHVSAALAHAVAAAPIWQATPVDARADCLVRAADLLEAQMHTLMGLIVREAGKSLPNAIAEIREAVDFLRYYAAQIRDEFSNDTHRPLGPVVCISPWNFPLAIFMGQVAAALAAGNTVLAKPAEQTPLIAAQAVRLLREAGVPAGAVQLLPGDGETVGAALVADPRTRAVMFTGSTEVARLINKTLAARLDPDGKPIPLIAETGGQNAMIVDSSALAEQVVADVMQSSFDSAGQRCSALRVLCLQDDVADRTLTMLKGAMHELALGNPDRLSTDVGPVIDGEAKQTIDTHVAAMKDKGHAVTQLPAPDACANGTFVPPTLIEIGSIDELKREVFGPVLHVVRYRRSQLDKLLEQIRATGYGLTLGIHTRIDETIAHVISNAHVGNIYVNRNVIGAVVGVQPFGGEGLSGTGPKAGGALYLQRLLATRPPGLPRSLAQALMADGAVEGDARGNPAAALTTLRDWLIEQREPALAARCDGYLAQVPAGATAVLTGPTGERNTYTLGPRGTVLCVAATPGGARAQFAAVLATGNRALFAGAAGEALVAALPASLKAHAAVRKQADAAFDAVLFEGDSDELQTLVKDVAQRPGPIVSVQGVSVGAFENGDAEDYALERLLTERSVSVNTAAAGGNANLMTIG, from the coding sequence ATGGCAAGCACGACTCTCGGCGTCAAAGTCGACGACCTTCTCCGCTCGCGCCTCAAGGACGCCGCCGCGCGTCTCGAGCGCACTCCCCACTGGCTGATCAAGCAGGCGATCTTCGCGTATCTCGAGCGGATCGAGCACGGCCAGTTGCCGCCCGAGCTGTCGGGCCACAGCGGCGTCACGGAGCTCGCCGACGGTCAGGCTGCGGACAGCGACGACGACAACTCGCCGCATCCGTTCCTCGAGTTCGCGCAGAACGTGCAGCCGCAATCGGTGCTGCGCGCGGCGATCACGGCCGCGTATCGCCGCCCCGAGCCGGAATGCGTGCCGTTCCTGCTCGGCCAGGCGCGCCTGCCCGCGAACCTGCAGGCGGACGCGCAGGCGCTCGCGACGAAGCTCGTCGAAGCGCTGCGCGAGAAGAGCTCGGGTGGCGGCGTCGAAGGGCTGATCCACGAATTCTCGCTGTCGAGCCAGGAAGGCGTCGCGCTGATGTGCCTCGCCGAAGCGCTGCTGCGTATTCCCGACCGCGCGACCCGCGATGCGCTGATCCGCGACAAGATCAGCAAGGGCGACTGGCGCTCGCACGTCGGCCACGCGCCGTCGCTGTTCGTGAACGCGGCGACCTGGGGGCTGATGATCACCGGCAAGCTCGTGACGACCAACAGCGAAGCGGGGCTGTCGTCGGCGCTCACGCGCCTGATCGGCCGCGGCGGTGAGCCGCTGATCCGCAAGGGCGTCGACATGGCGATGCGCCTGATGGGCGAGCAGTTCGTCACCGGCGAAACGATCTCCGAAGCGCTGGCCAACAGCCGCAAGTACGAAGCGCGCGGCTTCCGCTACTCGTATGACATGCTCGGCGAAGCGGCGACGACCGAAGAGGACGCGCAGCGCTATTACGCATCGTACGAACAGGCGATCCACGCGATCGGCAAGGCGGCCGGCGGCCGCGGCATCTATGAAGGCCCGGGCATCTCGATCAAGCTGTCGGCACTGCATGCGCGCTACTCGCGCTCGCAGCAGGACCGCACGATGAGCGAGCTGCTGCCGCGCGTGCGCTTGCTCGCGCTGCTTGCGCGCCGCTACGACATCGGCCTGAACATCGACGCGGAAGAAGCCGACCGCCTCGAACTGTCGCTCGACCTGCTCGAGGCACTGTGCTTCGATCCGGATCTCGCGGGCTGGAACGGCATCGGCTTCGTCGTGCAGGGCTACCAGAAGCGCTGCCCGTTCGTGATCGATTACCTGATCGATCTCGCGCGCCGCAGCCGTCACCGCCTGATGATCCGCCTCGTGAAGGGGGCGTACTGGGATTCCGAGATCAAGCGTGCACAGGTCGACGGCCTCGAAGGCTATCCGGTCTACACGCGCAAGATCTACACGGACGTGTCGTACCTCGCGTGCGCGAAGAAGCTGCTTGCGGCGCCGGACGCCGTCTACCCGCAGTTCGCGACGCACAACGCTTACACGCTGGCCGCGATCTACCAGCTCGCGGGCCAGAACTACTACCCGGGCCAGTACGAATTCCAGTGCCTGCACGGGATGGGCGAGCCGCTGTACGAGGAAGTCACGGGCCGCGACAAGCTGAACCGTCCGTGCCGCGTCTACGCGCCGGTCGGCACGCACGAGACGCTGCTCGCGTACCTGGTGCGCCGCCTGCTCGAAAACGGCGCGAACACGTCGTTCGTGAACCGCATCGCCGATAAAACCGTGTCGGTGAAGGAACTGGTCGCAGATCCGGCCGACGAAGCGGCGAAGATCGTGCCGCTCGGCGCGCCGCACGCGAAGATCCCGTTGCCGCGCAACCTGTACGGCGACGAGCGTCCCAACTCGATGGGGCTCGACCTGTCGAACGAACACCGTCTCGCGTCGCTGTCGTCCGCGCTGCTCGCGAGCGCGCATTTCCCGTGGCGCGCGGCGCCGATGCTCGCCGACGACGCGCTCGCCGACGCACCGGCCCGCGACGTACGCAACCCGGCCGACCAGCGCGACACGGTCGGCACGGTCAGCGAAGCGACGGCCGAACACGTGAGTGCGGCGCTCGCGCACGCGGTGGCCGCCGCGCCGATCTGGCAGGCGACGCCGGTCGACGCGCGCGCCGATTGCCTGGTGCGTGCAGCCGACCTGCTCGAAGCGCAGATGCACACGCTGATGGGCCTGATCGTGCGCGAAGCCGGCAAGTCGCTGCCGAACGCGATCGCCGAGATCCGCGAAGCGGTCGACTTCCTGCGCTACTACGCCGCGCAGATCCGCGACGAATTCTCGAACGACACGCACCGTCCGCTTGGGCCGGTAGTCTGTATCAGCCCGTGGAATTTCCCGCTGGCGATCTTCATGGGCCAGGTGGCAGCGGCGCTCGCAGCCGGCAACACGGTGCTCGCGAAGCCGGCCGAACAGACGCCGCTGATCGCCGCGCAAGCCGTGCGCCTGCTGCGCGAGGCCGGCGTGCCGGCCGGCGCGGTGCAATTGCTGCCGGGCGACGGCGAAACCGTCGGCGCGGCACTGGTCGCCGATCCGCGCACGCGCGCGGTGATGTTCACGGGCTCGACCGAAGTCGCGCGCCTGATCAACAAGACGCTCGCCGCTCGCCTCGACCCGGACGGCAAGCCGATCCCGCTGATCGCGGAAACGGGCGGCCAGAACGCGATGATCGTCGACTCGTCGGCGCTCGCGGAGCAGGTCGTCGCGGACGTGATGCAGTCGTCGTTCGACTCGGCCGGTCAACGATGCTCGGCGCTGCGCGTTCTGTGTCTGCAGGACGATGTCGCGGACCGCACGCTGACGATGCTGAAGGGCGCGATGCACGAGCTGGCGCTCGGCAACCCCGACCGGCTGTCGACGGACGTCGGCCCGGTGATCGACGGCGAAGCGAAGCAGACGATCGACACGCACGTCGCGGCGATGAAGGACAAGGGCCACGCTGTCACGCAACTGCCGGCGCCCGATGCTTGCGCGAACGGCACGTTCGTGCCGCCGACGCTGATCGAGATCGGCAGCATCGACGAGCTCAAGCGTGAAGTGTTCGGCCCCGTGCTGCACGTCGTGCGCTATCGCCGCAGCCAGCTCGACAAGCTGCTCGAGCAGATCCGCGCGACCGGTTACGGCCTGACGCTCGGCATCCACACGCGGATCGACGAGACGATCGCGCACGTGATCTCGAACGCGCACGTCGGCAACATCTACGTGAACCGCAACGTGATCGGCGCGGTGGTCGGCGTGCAGCCGTTCGGCGGCGAAGGGCTGTCGGGCACGGGCCCGAAGGCCGGCGGCGCGCTGTACCTGCAGCGCCTGCTCGCGACGCGTCCGCCGGGCCTGCCGCGCTCGCTCGCGCAGGCGCTGATGGCGGACGGCGCGGTCGAAGGCGACGCGCGCGGCAACCCGGCGGCGGCGCTCACGACGCTGCGCGACTGGCTGATCGAGCAGCGCGAACCGGCGCTGGCCGCGCGTTGCGACGGTTATCTCGCACAGGTGCCGGCCGGTGCGACCGCGGTGCTGACCGGCCCGACGGGCGAGCGAAACACGTATACACTCGGCCCGCGCGGCACGGTGCTGTGTGTCGCGGCGACGCCGGGCGGCGCGCGCGCGCAGTTCGCGGCGGTGCTGGCGACGGGCAATCGCGCGTTGTTCGCCGGCGCGGCCGGCGAGGCGCTCGTCGCCGCGCTGCCGGCGTCGCTGAAGGCGCATGCGGCCGTGCGCAAGCAGGCCGATGCGGCGTTCGACGCGGTGCTGTTCGAAGGCGACAGCGACGAACTGCAGACGCTCGTGAAGGACGTCGCGCAGCGGCCGGGCCCGATCGTGTCGGTGCAGGGCGTGTCGGTGGGCGCGTTCGAGAACGGCGACGCGGAAGACTACGCGCTCGAGCGGCTGCTGACCGAGCGCTCGGTCAGCGTGAATACGGCCGCGGCGGGCGGCAATGCGAATTTGATGACGATCGGCTGA
- a CDS encoding primosomal protein N', translated as MDGTYLRVALDHPLATLFDYRCDAQPAPVPGTLVQVPFGKRQAVGLVCEVTTHTDVPPSRLRAIDAICADLPPLSADWLALVSFAADYYQRGRGEVALPALPQALRDAGRWGRLLAPEVRYRPTEAGRAALPDALPARGAALRRLAQALVDTGSLGLPDARALHPKAAATLDDWAAHGWVDVEEIGWADAPVPKAVDNLSTTGGRAVPPALTDQQAEALDAIRAAQGFAPFLLHGVTGSGKTEVYLHALASLLDGRPDAQALVLVPEINLTPQFEAAFRARFAGALADDAIVTLHSGLAEGERARNWLAAHTGRARIVLGTRLAVLASMPTLALIVVDEEHEPAYKQQEGLRYSARDLAVWRAKQLGITIVLGSATPSLESWWQAEQGRYTRLTLSRRAVADATLPTVRLIDLEEERRRGRASLGGLSGPLVAALKARLERGEQSLVFLNRRGYAPQLACDACGWVAGCPRCSAYVVLHKPEHALRCHHCGWEARIPRSCPECGNVDIAPLGRGTQRIEEALAEAVPGARVLRIDADSTRRKGSAQALFSDVHAGEVDILVGTQMIAKGHDFQRVSLVGVLNADTALFSHDFRASERLFAQLMQVSGRAGRAGLPGEVLVQTRYPRHALYHALGRQDYVGFANSTLGERRDAHLPPFVYQALLRAEGRTLDAALAFLLQAAAALPGLPGADRVTVYDAVPMTIVKVANVHRAQLLLESASRAALQHALRAWLLELRALKGVLRWSVEVDPLDI; from the coding sequence ATGGACGGCACCTACCTGCGCGTCGCGCTCGACCATCCGCTCGCGACCCTGTTCGACTACCGCTGCGATGCGCAGCCGGCACCCGTGCCCGGCACGCTCGTGCAGGTGCCGTTCGGCAAGCGGCAGGCCGTCGGGCTCGTCTGCGAAGTGACGACTCACACCGATGTGCCGCCGTCCCGGCTGCGCGCGATCGACGCGATCTGCGCCGACCTGCCGCCGCTGTCGGCGGACTGGCTCGCGCTCGTGTCGTTTGCCGCCGACTACTATCAGCGCGGGCGCGGCGAGGTCGCGCTGCCGGCGCTGCCGCAGGCGCTGCGGGACGCCGGGCGCTGGGGGCGGCTGCTGGCGCCGGAGGTGCGCTACCGGCCGACGGAAGCCGGCCGCGCGGCGCTGCCCGACGCATTGCCCGCCCGCGGGGCCGCGCTGCGGCGGCTCGCGCAGGCGCTCGTCGACACCGGCTCGCTGGGGCTGCCCGACGCGCGCGCGCTGCATCCGAAGGCGGCCGCGACGCTCGACGACTGGGCGGCGCACGGCTGGGTCGACGTCGAGGAGATCGGCTGGGCCGACGCGCCTGTGCCCAAAGCTGTGGATAACCTGTCGACAACCGGTGGACGAGCTGTGCCGCCGGCGCTCACCGACCAGCAGGCCGAGGCGCTCGACGCGATCCGCGCCGCGCAGGGTTTCGCGCCGTTCCTGCTGCACGGCGTCACGGGCAGCGGCAAGACCGAGGTCTATCTGCATGCGCTGGCGTCGCTGCTCGACGGGCGGCCGGACGCGCAGGCGCTCGTGCTCGTCCCTGAAATCAACCTGACGCCGCAGTTCGAGGCTGCGTTTCGCGCGCGCTTCGCGGGCGCGCTTGCCGACGATGCGATCGTAACGTTGCACAGCGGGCTCGCCGAGGGCGAGCGTGCGCGCAACTGGCTCGCCGCGCACACGGGCCGCGCGCGGATCGTGCTCGGCACGCGCCTCGCGGTGCTCGCGTCGATGCCGACGCTTGCGCTGATCGTCGTCGACGAGGAGCACGAGCCCGCGTACAAGCAGCAGGAAGGGCTGCGCTATTCGGCGCGCGATCTCGCCGTGTGGCGCGCGAAGCAGCTCGGCATCACGATCGTGCTCGGCTCGGCGACGCCGTCGCTCGAAAGCTGGTGGCAGGCCGAGCAGGGCCGCTACACACGGCTCACGCTGTCGCGCCGCGCGGTGGCCGACGCAACGCTGCCGACCGTGCGGCTGATCGATCTCGAAGAAGAGCGGCGGCGCGGGCGCGCGTCGCTGGGCGGGCTGTCGGGGCCGCTCGTCGCGGCGCTGAAGGCGCGGCTCGAGCGCGGCGAACAGAGCCTCGTGTTCCTGAACCGGCGCGGCTACGCGCCGCAGCTCGCGTGCGACGCCTGCGGCTGGGTCGCGGGCTGCCCGCGCTGCAGCGCGTATGTCGTGCTGCACAAGCCCGAGCATGCGCTGCGCTGCCATCACTGCGGTTGGGAAGCGCGCATTCCGCGGTCGTGCCCCGAGTGCGGGAACGTCGACATCGCGCCGCTCGGGCGCGGCACGCAGCGCATCGAGGAGGCGCTCGCCGAGGCTGTGCCCGGCGCGCGCGTGCTGCGGATCGACGCGGACAGCACGCGCCGCAAGGGCAGCGCGCAGGCGCTCTTTTCCGACGTGCACGCGGGCGAGGTCGACATCCTCGTCGGCACGCAGATGATTGCAAAGGGGCACGACTTCCAGCGCGTGTCGCTCGTCGGCGTGCTCAACGCCGACACCGCGCTGTTCTCGCACGACTTCCGCGCGAGCGAGCGGCTGTTCGCGCAGTTGATGCAGGTGAGCGGCCGCGCGGGCCGCGCCGGGCTGCCGGGCGAGGTGCTGGTGCAGACGCGCTACCCGCGTCACGCGCTGTACCACGCGCTCGGGCGGCAGGATTACGTCGGCTTCGCGAATTCGACGCTCGGCGAGCGCCGCGACGCGCACCTGCCGCCGTTCGTCTACCAGGCGCTGCTGCGCGCCGAAGGGCGCACGCTCGACGCGGCGCTCGCGTTCCTGCTGCAGGCCGCGGCCGCATTGCCGGGGCTGCCGGGCGCCGATCGCGTGACCGTGTACGACGCGGTGCCGATGACCATCGTCAAGGTCGCGAACGTCCATCGCGCGCAGTTGCTGCTCGAAAGCGCGTCGCGGGCGGCGCTGCAGCATGCGTTGCGCGCATGGCTGCTGGAGCTGCGCGCGCTGAAGGGCGTGCTGCGGTGGAGCGTCGAGGTCGATCCGCTGGATATCTGA